In Acinetobacter wanghuae, the sequence GAAGAATTGGCAGAGAAGATTGTGGAATTGGTTCGTCTATAAGGCTGAGTTGATTTAAAATAAAACCCGTCTTAATGGCGGGTTTTTTATTTGTCCATTTTAAGCGTATGAATAATATCCAAGCATTTAAACATGGAACTTTCACTTAAATCACTTCTCTATACAATAGAAATATTGAGAGGGGTTTATGAAAAAGTTATTTATTTTTATGGGGTTGTGTTTAGCTTTTAATGCTGAAGCTAAACAAAATACAGAGTCTATTAAACAGAAGATTATTCAACAGTCGATTGATAGTTATTCAGGGAATTGTCCATGCCCTTACAATACTGCGCGTAATGGTAGTCGTTGTGGTAAGCGGAGTGCATACAATCGTGCGGGCGGACATGCTCCACTTTGTTATCCTGAAGATGTGAGTGACCGCATGGTCAAAGAGTTTAAGGCTAGGGGTTAATTGATTTGTCTCAAAGTTGACACTGTCTAAAAAAACCGCTGAGAGGTGGTTTCTTTATGCTTGAAATTTACCTTTAATACCAAATTAGCAACAAAGTTAATCATCGTTATGAGTTGAATCATGTTTAATGGTGTTTATTTCGAGTTATTTACATGAAAATTTTAATACTTATGATAGGTTCACTCTTGATCACGGCATGTAATACCCAGTCAACTCAGCAGTATGTTTCTACGCCTGAATGTATGAATTATAGAGGTATGATGACAGCGCCAATGCCACCTGATGCTATGGAGCGTTTAAGACTGAAATGTGAAGCATCCGAGCAAAATAGAAATTAAACCAAAATTATTTCTAATCAAAAGCGAATGAGGGGCTATGCAATAAAATAAAACAAGAATAAGATATATCTTATCTATGTCTCAATCAGATCCAATTGCTGATATTGAAAGCGCATCTAAGCCACGTAAACGCCTATTTGAAGCAGGCGAGATGAAGCTTTTGGTCTTACATTTCATTTCACAGCAACCCAAATACAGTTACGACATTATTAAAGACATTTCTGCATTGGTGGGTGGTGACTATAAGCCAAGTACAGGCACAATCTGCCCAACCATTAACTATCTAGAAGAACATGCTTTTACAGAAGCAAAAATAACGCCAGATGACCGTAAGCAATATCACATTACCGAAAAAGGTTTAGCGCATTTAGTGACTCAGCAACAGGCTTTGCAAAAAGTACTGTGTCGCTTTAACGCACGTCATCACATCCAAAACAATGCTGAATACCTCGAAATTAAAACTGCAATGGAGGCGCTAAAACGAGCGTTACGTCATAACTTACAGAACGCACCATTAAGCAATGAGCAGATCACGACCATTGCTGAAACTATCCATCAGGCAGCCACAGAAATTACTCAACTCGCAGATCAAGAGATGAACGTATGAAAAACTTTAAATTCCATCCCAAACATCTGACATGGCTCATGCCACTGATTTTATCGGGCATTATGAGTGGTGCGATTTCTTGCTTTAATCTTTTCCTTAAACTGGGTTGGGTGGATGGCTTCTTTTCTATCTGGCTACATGCATGGAGTTTATCGTGGTTAATGGCATTCCCATTGATTCTTATTGTTTTACCATTGGTACGAAATACCTTAATGAAATTTGTAGAAATGCCAAAGTAAATGAAGTGTAATTTACTATTTTCTAATGTGATGGTAACGCTTAAGACATAAGTCCGAGTTGGCTTCAAAGCTTGGCTGAACTATGTTCAAATAGTGCCAATAAACATGAAAAATCACGAATAGGGAAAGCAACCATGTCGCAAACGATGCAACAGATTATTATTACTGAGCCGGGCGGTGTCGAAAAACTTGCTTATGAATCGGTGGATATACCGACAGCAGCAAATACTGAAGTGTTGGTGAAAGTACATGCTTTTGGTTTAAACCGTCCCGATATTTTACAGCGTCAAGGTCTCTACCCAATGCCGAAAGGCGTAACGCCTGTACCGGGTTTAGAAATTGCCGGTGTGGTTGAAGCAGTGGGCGCGGATGTAACCCAATTTAAAGTCGGTGATAAAGTCTGTGGTCTGA encodes:
- a CDS encoding PadR family transcriptional regulator, yielding MSQSDPIADIESASKPRKRLFEAGEMKLLVLHFISQQPKYSYDIIKDISALVGGDYKPSTGTICPTINYLEEHAFTEAKITPDDRKQYHITEKGLAHLVTQQQALQKVLCRFNARHHIQNNAEYLEIKTAMEALKRALRHNLQNAPLSNEQITTIAETIHQAATEITQLADQEMNV
- a CDS encoding DUF2798 domain-containing protein, translated to MKNFKFHPKHLTWLMPLILSGIMSGAISCFNLFLKLGWVDGFFSIWLHAWSLSWLMAFPLILIVLPLVRNTLMKFVEMPK